GGGTGAGGTCGAGGTGCCCGCAGGATCGCCGCTGCCGCGGCCCGACGACGTCGCGTCGCTCGACGCCGACCCGCTGCGCTGCTTCGACGCCGAGACGAGCGCGCGCATGATCGAGGAGGTCGACGACACCAAGAAGACCGGCGACACCCTCGGCGGCATCGTCGAGGTGCTCGCCTACGGCCTGCCGCCCGGGCTCGGATCCTACGTGCACTGGGACCGCCGCCTCGACTCGCGCCTCGCCGGTGCTCTGATGGGCATTCAGGCGATCAAGGGCGTCGAAGTCGGCGACGGTTTCGAGACCACGCGCCGCCGCGGCTCGGTCGCGCACGATGAGCTGCACCTCGAGGACGGCGGCATCACCCGCGAGACGGGCCGGGCCGGCGGTATCGAGGGCGGCATGACGACCGGTCAGGTGCTGCGCGTGCGCGCCGGCATGAAGCCGATCGCCACCGTGCCCCACGCGCTGCCCACCATCGACACCGCGACCGGCGAGGAGGCGAAGGCGCACCACCAGCGCAGCGACGTCACCGCCGTTCCCGCCGCGGGCGTCGTGGCCGAGGCGATGGTCGCGCTGGTGCTGGCCGACGCGGTGACCGAGAAGTTCGGCGGCGACAGCCTGCCCGAGACCCGGCGCAACCTCGAAGCCTACGTGGCGGCGATCCCCGAGCGGCTGGCGACCGTCATCGAGTCGTGAACGGTCACCGGCGAGCGGGGCGCGACACGGGGCCGCCCGCGTCGAAGCCCAAGCCCGCTCCGCCAGCGCGGCCGACGCCTCCGAACGACGGTCAGCAGGCGCGCGACGCCGCGGCCGACCAGGCTGCTGCCGCTCGCAACGCGCCCGCGGGTTCGCGCGGCCGTTCACGGCGGCGGCGCCGGCGGCGCGGCGGCGCGCGGCTGCCCGACCGGGCCGTGGTGTTCGTGGGCCCCATGGCGGCGGGCAAGACGAGTCTCGGCAAGCGGGTGGCGCGCGAGCTCGGTGTGCCGTTCATCGACACGGACGCCGTGTTCGTGCGCCAGTACGGCCCCATCACCGAGTTCTTCGAGCGGCACGGCGAGCCCGAGTTCAGGCGGCTCGAGGCCGAGGTGATCGCAGCCGAGCTCGCGACCGGCGGCGGGCGCATCGTGGCGCTCGGAGGCGGGGCGGTGCTCACCGAGAGCACGAGACGGCTGCTCGCCGAGCACCCGGTGGTGCTGCTCATGACCACGCAGGAGGCGGTGCTGCGCACCGCGAACCTGTCGCGCCGGCCGCTGCTGCGCGACGATCCCGAGGCGTGGGGGCGCATTCTCGAGGAGCGCCGCCCGCTGTACGAGGAGGTCGCCGACGTGACCTATCGCACCGACCGGGCCACCAAGGAGCAGCTCGCGCGCCGCGTGGCGCAGTGGGCTCGCAGTTTCAGGAAGAGGAGCGACAACGCATGAGCGACACCCCGACCCTCATCGAGGTCACCGGCGACACCGACTACACCGTCACGGTGGGACGCGGCGTACTCGACCGGGTGCCCGAGGCGCTCGGCGACCGCGTCGCCAAGGTGCTCATCGTGCACACGGCCACCGTGGGAAGGCTCGCCGACGAGCTGCGCAGCTCCCTGCAGCAGCGCTACGGCCAGGTGCTGCTCGCCGAGGTGCCCGACGCCGAATCGGCGAAGCGCGTCGAGGTGGCGGCGTTCTGCTGGCAGATCATGGGGCAGGCCGACTTCACCCGCACCGACGCCGTGATCGGGCTCGGCGGCGGCGCCGTCACCGATCTCGCGGGCTTCGTGGCGGCGACCTGGCTGCGCGGCGTGCGGCTCGTGCAGATCCCCACCACGGTGCTCGGCATGGTCGACGCGTCCGTGGGCGGCAAGACCGGCATCAACACAGCAGAGGGCAAGAACCTGGTGGGCTGCTTCTACGCGCCCTCCGCGGTGATCTGCGACATCGAACTGCTCGACACGCTGCCGAAGAACGAGATC
The genomic region above belongs to Leucobacter muris and contains:
- the aroC gene encoding chorismate synthase, with product MLRWLTAGESHGPELIAVLEGLPAGVPVSLDGIREDLARRKLGYGRGSRMKFEQDELHLSGGVVHGVSIGGPVAIRIGNTEWPKWTEVMSAEKTELTEKSRGRGAPLTRPRPGHADLTGMQKYGFDEARPVLERASARETAARVALGAVARSFLAELGIRLVSHTISMGEVEVPAGSPLPRPDDVASLDADPLRCFDAETSARMIEEVDDTKKTGDTLGGIVEVLAYGLPPGLGSYVHWDRRLDSRLAGALMGIQAIKGVEVGDGFETTRRRGSVAHDELHLEDGGITRETGRAGGIEGGMTTGQVLRVRAGMKPIATVPHALPTIDTATGEEAKAHHQRSDVTAVPAAGVVAEAMVALVLADAVTEKFGGDSLPETRRNLEAYVAAIPERLATVIES
- a CDS encoding shikimate kinase, with protein sequence MNGHRRAGRDTGPPASKPKPAPPARPTPPNDGQQARDAAADQAAAARNAPAGSRGRSRRRRRRRGGARLPDRAVVFVGPMAAGKTSLGKRVARELGVPFIDTDAVFVRQYGPITEFFERHGEPEFRRLEAEVIAAELATGGGRIVALGGGAVLTESTRRLLAEHPVVLLMTTQEAVLRTANLSRRPLLRDDPEAWGRILEERRPLYEEVADVTYRTDRATKEQLARRVAQWARSFRKRSDNA